The nucleotide window ATTCGTTATATAAGTTATAAGAGGCGCGTGTAAAACAAACGGGGTGTGGGGCGTAGAGTGAAAGCTAGTTGGATACCATCCATGTAATTTTTACATGGATGTAGAGCTTTTTTGTATACTTATTATTCCTTGATGATCattgatataattatttaataatcaCCTCATTTGagaattaataaaactaaattaactatctcataaaataaaatttattctcCAATTAGGatatataatattagaatttagatcattaatatgaattaataacattttttatattataattttttgtatagaaTTAGATACTTAATATGTAAAATTATGAGATTAATGCtagattaattatataaatgttATTCTCTATGAAAGTATAAATATAGTTTTAAAATATATGCTTATTTCTATGTTATTGTAAAGAtaacataataattttatatgaaactattcttttagaatttgaatattctaaattttaaattttacttttgagagtaaagtatgatcttttattttttattttataagtgagaccaagaaaaaatataagagagaaattattcaaaaataaaatatcacacTTTAccctataaaataaaaatttaaaatttagagaattcaaatttattcttttatatatttataataaatttgatcCGATCTAACAATGCCGTTGACATGTCCATAATATAGTCATTGACTTTAATTTGTTCATATAGCCCACAATTGTCGGAAATATAAAATgcctttaaatattaaaaacacatggtaatatatattttaagtcTTGAATTCCAGACTGTTGATGCATTTACAAAAGGAATAGTCTCATGCATGATTGAAGGGCAACAGTATATAAAGGGTAGCAAGCATGCAAACTTTGTGAACCAAGCATAGATCATTAGGGTCTCTAGGAAAAGAGAGTACTAATAAAGATCTGAGGCTACACAAGAAACCAAATATGGGAACTTTCTCAGGGTCGAGGCAATGGCCTCGACTCATCTACTTAGTGGCATTTTGCCTACTTGCAATTAGTGTCATTGCTAAGCCTGATGATGAAGATCATGATAGGAAACCTTTCCCTcatgaaaaacataaaaaagagCACGAATTACCTCCAAAGCATGAAGAACATCcacaccatcatcatcataaacGACATCCACATGAACATAAATCTCCACCACCTCCACCTTATGGTTACAAATCACCGACTCCACCAATCTATtctccaccacctccatatgtTTATAAATCTCCTCCTCCACCAGTTCATTCTCCGCCTCCTCCAGTGCATTCACCTCCACCACCATATATCTACAAGTCTCCTCCACCATCAAATCACTCACCGCCTCCACCGTATGTATATAAATCACCTCCTCCACCAGTTCACTCACCGCCTCCACCGTATGTTTATAAATCTCCACCTCCTCCAGTTCACTCACCGCCTCCACCGTATGTTTACAAATCACCTCCTCCTCCTGTTCACTCACCTCCTCCACCAGTCAACTCTCCGCCCCCACCATATGTTTATAAATCTCCACCTCCTCCACCATACGTTTATAAATCTCCACCTCCTCCAGTTCATTCTCCGCCTCCACCAGTTCGTTCACCGCCTCCACCGTACGTTTACAAATCACCTCCTCCTCCTGTTCACTCACCTCCTCCACCAGTCCactctccaccaccaccatatgTTTATAAATCTCCACCTCCTCCAGTTCACTCTCCGCCTCCACCAGTTCATTCACCTCCTCCACCAGTCCACTCTCCGCCTCCACCGTACGTTTATAAATCCCCACCTCCTCCAGTTCACTCACCGCCTCCACCCTATGTTTATAAATCTCCACCTCCTCCTGTTCACTCTCCGCCTCCACCAGTTCACTCACCGCCTCCACCGTATGTTTACAAATCACCTCCTCCACCAGTCCACTCTCCGCCCCCACCATATGTTTATAAATCTCCACCTCCTCCAGTTCACTCACCGCCTCCACCGTACGTTTACAAATCACCTCCTCCTCCTGTTCACTCACCTCCTCCACCAGTCCACTCTCCGCCACCACCATATGTTTATAAATCTCCACCTCCTCCAGTACACTCACCGTCTCCACCGTACGTTTACAAATCACCTCCTCCTCCTGTTCACTCACCTCCTCCACCGTACGTTTACAAATCACCTCCTCCTCTTGTTCACTCACCTCCTCCACCAGTCCACTCTCCACCCCCACCATATGTTTATAAATCTCCACCTCCTCCAGTTCACTCACCGCCTCCACCAATTCACTCACCGCCTCCCCCATATGTTTACAAATCACCTCCTCCTCCTGTTCACTCACCTCCTCCACCAGTCCACTCTCCGCCCCCACCATACGTTTATAAATCTCCACCTCCTCCAGTCCACTCTCCGCCTCCACCGTACGTTTACAAATCACCTCCTCCACCAGTCCACTCTCCACCCCCACCATATGTTTATAAATCTCCACCTCCTCCAGTTCACTCTCCGCCTCCACCAATTCACTCACCGCCTCCACCATATGTTTACAAATCACCTCCTCTACCAGTCCACTCTCCGCCCCCACCATATGTTTATAAATCTCCACCTCCTCCAGTTCACTCTCCGCCTCCACCGTACGTTTACAAATCACCTCCTCCTCCGGTTCACTCACCCCCTCCACCAGTCCATTCACCTCCACCACCATATATCTACAAGTCTCCTCCTCCACCTGTTCACTCTCCGCCTCCACCGTATGCTTACAAATCGCCTCATTCACCAATCCATTCTCCGCCCCCTCCATATGTATATAAATCTCCTCCTTCACCAGTTCACTCTCCACCTCCTCCAATACATTCACCTCCACCACCATATATCTACAAGTCTCCTCCACCACCAATTCACTCACCGCCTCCACCGTACGTTTACAAATCACCTCCTCCTCCAGTTCACTCACCCCGTCCACCAGTCCATTCCCCGCCTCCACCGTACGTTTACAAATCACCTCCTCCACCAATTCACTCGCCTCCACCACCATATATCTATAAGTCTCCTCCTCCACCTGTTCACTCGCCGCCTCCACCGTATGTTTACAAATCACCTCCTCCACCAATCCACTCCCCACCCCCTCCATATGTCTATAAATCTCCTCCCCCACCAGTTCATTCTCCGCCTCCTCCAGTGCATTCACCTCCACCACCATATATTTACAAGTCTCCTCCACCACCAATTCACTCACCGCCTCCACCATACGTTTACAAATCACCTCCTCCACCAGTCCATTCCCCACCCCCACCATATACTTATAAATCTCCACCTCCTATAGTTCACTCTCCGCCTCCACCAGTCCATTCACCACCCCCCCCATATGTTTACAAATCACCTCCTCCACCAGTCCACTCTCCGCCTCCTCCAGTCCATTCACTTCCACCACCATATGTTTACAAATCACCTCCTCCACCAATCCACTCTCCTCCCCCACCATATGTCTATAAATCTCCTCCTCCACCAGTTCACTCTCCGCCTCCTTCTCCATCTGTCCACTCCCcgccaccaccatatgcctataaGTCTCCCCCTCCTCCTGTCCACTCACCACCTCCACCAGTCCATTCACCCCCGCCACCATATATTTACAAGTCTCCTCCTCCATCAGTTCACTCACCGCCTCCACCGTATGTTTACAAATCACCCCCTCCTCCATATCACACACCGTCACCACTAATTCActcaccaccacctccatatatcTATAAGTCTCCACCACCTCCA belongs to Arachis duranensis cultivar V14167 chromosome 8, aradu.V14167.gnm2.J7QH, whole genome shotgun sequence and includes:
- the LOC107461373 gene encoding extensin-3-like isoform X36, producing the protein MGTFSGSRQWPRLIYLVAFCLLAISVIAKPDDEDHDRKPFPHEKHKKEHELPPKHEEHPHHHHHKRHPHEHKSPPPPPYGYKSPTPPIYSPPPPYVYKSPPPPVHSPPPPVHSPPPPYIYKSPPPSNHSPPPPYVYKSPPPPVHSPPPPYVYKSPPPPVHSPPPPYVYKSPPPPVHSPPPPVHSPPPPYVYKSPPPPVHSPPPPIHSPPPPYVYKSPPPPVHSPPPPVHSPPPPYVYKSPPPPVHSPPPPIHSPPPPYVYKSPPLPVHSPPPPYVYKSPPPPVHSPPPPYVYKSPPPPPYIYKSPPPPVHSPPPPYAYKSPHSPIHSPPPPYVYKSPPSPVHSPPPPIHSPPPPYIYKSPPPPIHSPPPPYVYKSPPPPVHSPRPPVHSPPPPYVYKSPPPPIHSPPPPYIYKSPPPPVHSPPPPYVYKSPPPPIHSPPPPYVYKSPPPPVHSPPPPVHSPPPPYIYKSPPPPIHSPPPPYVYKSPPPPVHSPPPPYTYKSPPPIVHSPPPPVHSPPPPYVYKSPPPPVHSPPPPVHSLPPPYVYKSPPPPIHSPPPPYVYKSPPPPVHSPPPSPSVHSPPPPYAYKSPPPPVHSPPPPVHSPPPPYIYKSPPPSVHSPPPPYVYKSPPPPYHTPSPLIHSPPPPYIYKSPPPPVHSPPPPYIYKSPPPLAHSPPPPHVYVYPLQSPPPPHVPNHPPYLYNSPPPPPKGY
- the LOC107461373 gene encoding extensin-2-like isoform X44, which translates into the protein MGTFSGSRQWPRLIYLVAFCLLAISVIAKPDDEDHDRKPFPHEKHKKEHELPPKHEEHPHHHHHKRHPHEHKSPPPPPYGYKSPTPPIYSPPPPYVYKSPPPPVHSPPPPVHSPPPPYIYKSPPPSNHSPPPPYVYKSPPPPVHSPPPPYVYKSPPPPVHSPPPPYVYKSPPPPVHSPPPPVHSPPPPYVYKSPPPPVHSPPPPYVYKSPPPPVHSPPPPIHSPPPPYVYKSPPLPVHSPPPPYVYKSPPPPVHSPPPPYVYKSPPPPPYIYKSPPPPVHSPPPPYAYKSPHSPIHSPPPPYVYKSPPSPVHSPPPPIHSPPPPYIYKSPPPPIHSPPPPYVYKSPPPPVHSPRPPVHSPPPPYVYKSPPPPIHSPPPPYIYKSPPPPVHSPPPPYVYKSPPPPIHSPPPPYVYKSPPPPVHSPPPPVHSPPPPYIYKSPPPPIHSPPPPYVYKSPPPPVHSPPPPYTYKSPPPIVHSPPPPVHSPPPPYVYKSPPPPVHSPPPPVHSLPPPYVYKSPPPPIHSPPPPYVYKSPPPPVHSPPPSPSVHSPPPPYAYKSPPPPVHSPPPPVHSPPPPYIYKSPPPSVHSPPPPYVYKSPPPPYHTPSPLIHSPPPPYIYKSPPPPVHSPPPPYIYKSPPPLAHSPPPPHVYVYPLQSPPPPHVPNHPPYLYNSPPPPPKGY
- the LOC107461373 gene encoding extensin-2-like isoform X28 produces the protein MGTFSGSRQWPRLIYLVAFCLLAISVIAKPDDEDHDRKPFPHEKHKKEHELPPKHEEHPHHHHHKRHPHEHKSPPPPPYGYKSPTPPIYSPPPPYVYKSPPPPVHSPPPPVHSPPPPYIYKSPPPSNHSPPPPYVYKSPPPPVHSPPPPYVYKSPPPPVHSPPPPYVYKSPPPPVHSPPPPVNSPPPPYVYKSPPPPVHSPPPPVHSPPPPVHSPPPPYVYKSPPPPVHSPPPPYVYKSPPPPVHSPPPPYVYKSPPYKSPPPPVHSPPPPIHSPPPPYVYKSPPLPVHSPPPPYVYKSPPPPVHSPPPPYVYKSPPPPPYIYKSPPPPVHSPPPPYAYKSPHSPIHSPPPPYVYKSPPSPVHSPPPPIHSPPPPYIYKSPPPPIHSPPPPYVYKSPPPPVHSPRPPVHSPPPPYVYKSPPPPIHSPPPPYIYKSPPPPVHSPPPPYVYKSPPPPIHSPPPPYVYKSPPPPVHSPPPPVHSPPPPYIYKSPPPPIHSPPPPYVYKSPPPPVHSPPPPYTYKSPPPIVHSPPPPVHSPPPPYVYKSPPPPVHSPPPPVHSLPPPYVYKSPPPPIHSPPPPYVYKSPPPPVHSPPPSPSVHSPPPPYAYKSPPPPVHSPPPPVHSPPPPYIYKSPPPSVHSPPPPYVYKSPPPPYHTPSPLIHSPPPPYIYKSPPPPVHSPPPPYIYKSPPPLAHSPPPPHVYVYPLQSPPPPHVPNHPPYLYNSPPPPPKGY
- the LOC107461373 gene encoding extensin-3-like isoform X41; translation: MGTFSGSRQWPRLIYLVAFCLLAISVIAKPDDEDHDRKPFPHEKHKKEHELPPKHEEHPHHHHHKRHPHEHKSPPPPPYGYKSPTPPIYSPPPPYVYKSPPPPVHSPPPPVHSPPPPYIYKSPPPSNHSPPPPYVYKSPPPPVHSPPPPYVYKSPPPPVHSPPPPYVYKSPPPPVHSPPPPIHSPPPPYVYKSPPPPVHSPPPPVHSPPPPYVYKSPPPPVHSPPPPIHSPPPPYVYKSPPLPVHSPPPPYVYKSPPPPVHSPPPPYVYKSPPPPPYIYKSPPPPVHSPPPPYAYKSPHSPIHSPPPPYVYKSPPSPVHSPPPPIHSPPPPYIYKSPPPPIHSPPPPYVYKSPPPPVHSPRPPVHSPPPPYVYKSPPPPIHSPPPPYIYKSPPPPVHSPPPPYVYKSPPPPIHSPPPPYVYKSPPPPVHSPPPPVHSPPPPYIYKSPPPPIHSPPPPYVYKSPPPPVHSPPPPYTYKSPPPIVHSPPPPVHSPPPPYVYKSPPPPVHSPPPPVHSLPPPYVYKSPPPPIHSPPPPYVYKSPPPPVHSPPPSPSVHSPPPPYAYKSPPPPVHSPPPPVHSPPPPYIYKSPPPSVHSPPPPYVYKSPPPPYHTPSPLIHSPPPPYIYKSPPPPVHSPPPPYIYKSPPPLAHSPPPPHVYVYPLQSPPPPHVPNHPPYLYNSPPPPPKGY
- the LOC107461373 gene encoding extensin-2-like isoform X8; this encodes MGTFSGSRQWPRLIYLVAFCLLAISVIAKPDDEDHDRKPFPHEKHKKEHELPPKHEEHPHHHHHKRHPHEHKSPPPPPYGYKSPTPPIYSPPPPYVYKSPPPPVHSPPPPVHSPPPPYIYKSPPPSNHSPPPPYVYKSPPPPVHSPPPPYVYKSPPPPVHSPPPPYVYKSPPPPVHSPPPPVNSPPPPYVYKSPPPPVHSPPPPVHSPPPPVHSPPPPYVYKSPPPPVHSPPPPYVYKSPPPPVHSPPPPVHSPPPPYVYKSPPPPVHSPPPPIHSPPPPYVYKSPPPPVHSPPPPVHSPPPPYVYKSPPPPVHSPPPPIHSPPPPYVYKSPPLPVHSPPPPYVYKSPPPPVHSPPPPYVYKSPPPPPYIYKSPPPPVHSPPPPYAYKSPHSPIHSPPPPYVYKSPPSPVHSPPPPIHSPPPPYIYKSPPPPIHSPPPPYVYKSPPPPVHSPRPPVHSPPPPYVYKSPPPPIHSPPPPYIYKSPPPPVHSPPPPYVYKSPPPPIHSPPPPYVYKSPPPPVHSPPPPVHSPPPPYIYKSPPPPIHSPPPPYVYKSPPPPVHSPPPPYTYKSPPPIVHSPPPPVHSPPPPYVYKSPPPPVHSPPPPVHSLPPPYVYKSPPPPIHSPPPPYVYKSPPPPVHSPPPSPSVHSPPPPYAYKSPPPPVHSPPPPVHSPPPPYIYKSPPPSVHSPPPPYVYKSPPPPYHTPSPLIHSPPPPYIYKSPPPPVHSPPPPYIYKSPPPLAHSPPPPHVYVYPLQSPPPPHVPNHPPYLYNSPPPPPKGY
- the LOC107461373 gene encoding extensin-2-like isoform X27; this encodes MGTFSGSRQWPRLIYLVAFCLLAISVIAKPDDEDHDRKPFPHEKHKKEHELPPKHEEHPHHHHHKRHPHEHKSPPPPPYGYKSPTPPIYSPPPPYVYKSPPPPVHSPPPPVHSPPPPYIYKSPPPSNHSPPPPYVYKSPPPPVHSPPPPYVYKSPPPPVHSPPPPYVYKSPPPPVHSPPPPVNSPPPPYVYKSPPPPVHSPPPPVHSPPPPVHSPPPPYVYKSPPPPVHSPPPPYVYKSPPPPVHSPPPPVHSPPPPYVYKSPPPPVHSPPPPIHSPPPPYVYKSPPLPVHSPPPPYVYKSPPPPVHSPPPPYVYKSPPPPPYIYKSPPPPVHSPPPPYAYKSPHSPIHSPPPPYVYKSPPSPVHSPPPPIHSPPPPYIYKSPPPPIHSPPPPYVYKSPPPPVHSPRPPVHSPPPPYVYKSPPPPIHSPPPPYIYKSPPPPVHSPPPPYVYKSPPPPIHSPPPPYVYKSPPPPVHSPPPPVHSPPPPYIYKSPPPPIHSPPPPYVYKSPPPPVHSPPPPYTYKSPPPIVHSPPPPVHSPPPPYVYKSPPPPVHSPPPPVHSLPPPYVYKSPPPPIHSPPPPYVYKSPPPPVHSPPPSPSVHSPPPPYAYKSPPPPVHSPPPPVHSPPPPYIYKSPPPSVHSPPPPYVYKSPPPPYHTPSPLIHSPPPPYIYKSPPPPVHSPPPPYIYKSPPPLAHSPPPPHVYVYPLQSPPPPHVPNHPPYLYNSPPPPPKGY
- the LOC107461373 gene encoding extensin-2-like isoform X21, which encodes MGTFSGSRQWPRLIYLVAFCLLAISVIAKPDDEDHDRKPFPHEKHKKEHELPPKHEEHPHHHHHKRHPHEHKSPPPPPYGYKSPTPPIYSPPPPYVYKSPPPPVHSPPPPVHSPPPPYIYKSPPPSNHSPPPPYVYKSPPPPVHSPPPPYVYKSPPPPVHSPPPPYVYKSPPPPVHSPPPPVNSPPPPYVYKSPPPPVHSPPPPYVYKSPPPPVHSPPPPVHSPPPPYVYKSPPPPVHSPPPPYVYKSPPPPVHSPPPPYVYKSPPPPVHSPPPPYVYKSPPPPVHSPPPPIHSPPPPYVYKSPPLPVHSPPPPYVYKSPPPPVHSPPPPYVYKSPPPPPYIYKSPPPPVHSPPPPYAYKSPHSPIHSPPPPYVYKSPPSPVHSPPPPIHSPPPPYIYKSPPPPIHSPPPPYVYKSPPPPVHSPRPPVHSPPPPYVYKSPPPPIHSPPPPYIYKSPPPPVHSPPPPYVYKSPPPPIHSPPPPYVYKSPPPPVHSPPPPVHSPPPPYIYKSPPPPIHSPPPPYVYKSPPPPVHSPPPPYTYKSPPPIVHSPPPPVHSPPPPYVYKSPPPPVHSPPPPVHSLPPPYVYKSPPPPIHSPPPPYVYKSPPPPVHSPPPSPSVHSPPPPYAYKSPPPPVHSPPPPVHSPPPPYIYKSPPPSVHSPPPPYVYKSPPPPYHTPSPLIHSPPPPYIYKSPPPPVHSPPPPYIYKSPPPLAHSPPPPHVYVYPLQSPPPPHVPNHPPYLYNSPPPPPKGY
- the LOC107461373 gene encoding extensin-2-like isoform X26 is translated as MGTFSGSRQWPRLIYLVAFCLLAISVIAKPDDEDHDRKPFPHEKHKKEHELPPKHEEHPHHHHHKRHPHEHKSPPPPPYGYKSPTPPIYSPPPPYVYKSPPPPVHSPPPPVHSPPPPYIYKSPPPSNHSPPPPYVYKSPPPPVHSPPPPYVYKSPPPPVHSPPPPYVYKSPPPPVHSPPPPVNSPPPPYVYKSPPPPVHSPPPPYVYKSPPPPVHSPPPPVHSPPPPYVYKSPPPPVHSPPPPYVYKSPPPPVHSPPPPYVYKSPPPPVHSPPPPIHSPPPPYVYKSPPLPVHSPPPPYVYKSPPPPVHSPPPPYVYKSPPPPPYIYKSPPPPVHSPPPPYAYKSPHSPIHSPPPPYVYKSPPSPVHSPPPPIHSPPPPYIYKSPPPPIHSPPPPYVYKSPPPPVHSPRPPVHSPPPPYVYKSPPPPIHSPPPPYIYKSPPPPVHSPPPPYVYKSPPPPIHSPPPPYVYKSPPPPVHSPPPPVHSPPPPYIYKSPPPPIHSPPPPYVYKSPPPPVHSPPPPYTYKSPPPIVHSPPPPVHSPPPPYVYKSPPPPVHSPPPPVHSLPPPYVYKSPPPPIHSPPPPYVYKSPPPPVHSPPPSPSVHSPPPPYAYKSPPPPVHSPPPPVHSPPPPYIYKSPPPSVHSPPPPYVYKSPPPPYHTPSPLIHSPPPPYIYKSPPPPVHSPPPPYIYKSPPPLAHSPPPPHVYVYPLQSPPPPHVPNHPPYLYNSPPPPPKGY
- the LOC107461373 gene encoding extensin-2-like isoform X29 gives rise to the protein MGTFSGSRQWPRLIYLVAFCLLAISVIAKPDDEDHDRKPFPHEKHKKEHELPPKHEEHPHHHHHKRHPHEHKSPPPPPYGYKSPTPPIYSPPPPYVYKSPPPPVHSPPPPVHSPPPPYIYKSPPPSNHSPPPPYVYKSPPPPVHSPPPPYVYKSPPPPVHSPPPPYVYKSPPPPVHSPPPPVNSPPPPYVYKSPPPPVHSPPPPYVYKSPPPPVHSPPPPVHSPPPPYVYKSPPPPVHSPPPPYVYKSPPPPVHSPPPPYVYKSPPPPVHSPPPPVHSPPPPYVYKSPPPPVHSPPPPIHSPPPPYVYKSPPPPPYIYKSPPPPVHSPPPPYAYKSPHSPIHSPPPPYVYKSPPSPVHSPPPPIHSPPPPYIYKSPPPPIHSPPPPYVYKSPPPPVHSPRPPVHSPPPPYVYKSPPPPIHSPPPPYIYKSPPPPVHSPPPPYVYKSPPPPIHSPPPPYVYKSPPPPVHSPPPPVHSPPPPYIYKSPPPPIHSPPPPYVYKSPPPPVHSPPPPYTYKSPPPIVHSPPPPVHSPPPPYVYKSPPPPVHSPPPPVHSLPPPYVYKSPPPPIHSPPPPYVYKSPPPPVHSPPPSPSVHSPPPPYAYKSPPPPVHSPPPPVHSPPPPYIYKSPPPSVHSPPPPYVYKSPPPPYHTPSPLIHSPPPPYIYKSPPPPVHSPPPPYIYKSPPPLAHSPPPPHVYVYPLQSPPPPHVPNHPPYLYNSPPPPPKGY
- the LOC107461373 gene encoding extensin-2-like isoform X25; the encoded protein is MGTFSGSRQWPRLIYLVAFCLLAISVIAKPDDEDHDRKPFPHEKHKKEHELPPKHEEHPHHHHHKRHPHEHKSPPPPPYGYKSPTPPIYSPPPPYVYKSPPPPVHSPPPPVHSPPPPYIYKSPPPSNHSPPPPYVYKSPPPPVHSPPPPYVYKSPPPPVHSPPPPYVYKSPPPPVHSPPPPVNSPPPPYVYKSPPPPVHSPPPPYVYKSPPPPVHSPPPPVHSPPPPYVYKSPPPPVHSPPPPYVYKSPPPPVHSPPPPYVYKSPPPPVHSPPPPVHSPPPPYVYKSPPPPVHSPPPPIHSPPPPYVYKSPPPPVHSPPPPVHSPPPPYVYKSPPPPVHSPPPPIHSPPPPYVYKSPPLPVHSPPPPYVYKSPPPPVHSPPPPYVYKSPPPPVHSPPPPVHSPPPPYVYKSPPPPVHSPRPPVHSPPPPYVYKSPPPPIHSPPPPYIYKSPPPPVHSPPPPYVYKSPPPPIHSPPPPYVYKSPPPPVHSPPPPVHSPPPPYIYKSPPPPIHSPPPPYVYKSPPPPVHSPPPPYTYKSPPPIVHSPPPPVHSPPPPYVYKSPPPPVHSPPPPVHSLPPPYVYKSPPPPIHSPPPPYVYKSPPPPVHSPPPSPSVHSPPPPYAYKSPPPPVHSPPPPVHSPPPPYIYKSPPPSVHSPPPPYVYKSPPPPYHTPSPLIHSPPPPYIYKSPPPPVHSPPPPYIYKSPPPLAHSPPPPHVYVYPLQSPPPPHVPNHPPYLYNSPPPPPKGY
- the LOC107461373 gene encoding extensin-2-like isoform X1 produces the protein MGTFSGSRQWPRLIYLVAFCLLAISVIAKPDDEDHDRKPFPHEKHKKEHELPPKHEEHPHHHHHKRHPHEHKSPPPPPYGYKSPTPPIYSPPPPYVYKSPPPPVHSPPPPVHSPPPPYIYKSPPPSNHSPPPPYVYKSPPPPVHSPPPPYVYKSPPPPVHSPPPPYVYKSPPPPVHSPPPPVNSPPPPYVYKSPPPPVHSPPPPYVYKSPPPPVHSPPPPVHSPPPPYVYKSPPPPVHSPPPPYVYKSPPPPVHSPPPPYVYKSPPPPVHSPPPPVHSPPPPYVYKSPPPPVHSPPPPIHSPPPPYVYKSPPPPVHSPPPPVHSPPPPYVYKSPPPPVHSPPPPIHSPPPPYVYKSPPLPVHSPPPPYVYKSPPPPVHSPPPPYVYKSPPPPPYIYKSPPPPVHSPPPPYAYKSPHSPIHSPPPPYVYKSPPSPVHSPPPPIHSPPPPYIYKSPPPPIHSPPPPYVYKSPPPPVHSPRPPVHSPPPPYVYKSPPPPIHSPPPPYIYKSPPPPVHSPPPPYVYKSPPPPIHSPPPPYVYKSPPPPVHSPPPPVHSPPPPYIYKSPPPPIHSPPPPYVYKSPPPPVHSPPPPYTYKSPPPIVHSPPPPVHSPPPPYVYKSPPPPVHSPPPPVHSLPPPYVYKSPPPPIHSPPPPYVYKSPPPPVHSPPPSPSVHSPPPPYAYKSPPPPVHSPPPPVHSPPPPYIYKSPPPSVHSPPPPYVYKSPPPPYHTPSPLIHSPPPPYIYKSPPPPVHSPPPPYIYKSPPPLAHSPPPPHVYVYPLQSPPPPHVPNHPPYLYNSPPPPPKGY
- the LOC107461373 gene encoding extensin-2-like isoform X31, with translation MGTFSGSRQWPRLIYLVAFCLLAISVIAKPDDEDHDRKPFPHEKHKKEHELPPKHEEHPHHHHHKRHPHEHKSPPPPPYGYKSPTPPIYSPPPPYVYKSPPPPVHSPPPPVHSPPPPYIYKSPPPSNHSPPPPYVYKSPPPPVHSPPPPYVYKSPPPPVHSPPPPYVYKSPPPPVHSPPPPVNSPPPPYVYKSPPPPVHSPPPPYVYKSPPPPVHSPPPPVHSPPPPYVYKSPPPPVHSPPPPYVYKSPPPPVHSPPPPYVYKSPPPPVHSPPPPVHSPPPPYVYKSPPPPVHSPPPPIHSPPPPYVYKSPPPPVHSPPPPVHSPPPPYVYKSPPPPVHSPPPPIHSPPPPYVYKSPPLPVHSPPPPYVYKSPPPPVHSPPPPYVYKSPPPPVHSPRPPVHSPPPPYVYKSPPPPIHSPPPPYIYKSPPPPVHSPPPPYVYKSPPPPIHSPPPPYVYKSPPPPVHSPPPPVHSPPPPYIYKSPPPPIHSPPPPYVYKSPPPPVHSPPPPYTYKSPPPIVHSPPPPVHSPPPPYVYKSPPPPVHSPPPPVHSLPPPYVYKSPPPPIHSPPPPYVYKSPPPPVHSPPPSPSVHSPPPPYAYKSPPPPVHSPPPPVHSPPPPYIYKSPPPSVHSPPPPYVYKSPPPPYHTPSPLIHSPPPPYIYKSPPPPVHSPPPPYIYKSPPPLAHSPPPPHVYVYPLQSPPPPHVPNHPPYLYNSPPPPPKGY
- the LOC107461373 gene encoding extensin-2-like isoform X30, producing the protein MGTFSGSRQWPRLIYLVAFCLLAISVIAKPDDEDHDRKPFPHEKHKKEHELPPKHEEHPHHHHHKRHPHEHKSPPPPPYGYKSPTPPIYSPPPPYVYKSPPPPVHSPPPPVHSPPPPYIYKSPPPSNHSPPPPYVYKSPPPPVHSPPPPYVYKSPPPPVHSPPPPYVYKSPPPPVHSPPPPVHSPPPPYVYKSPPPPVHSPPPPYVYKSPPPPVHSPPPPIHSPPPPYVYKSPPPPVHSPPPPVHSPPPPYVYKSPPPPVHSPPPPIHSPPPPYVYKSPPLPVHSPPPPYVYKSPPPPVHSPPPPYVYKSPPPPPYIYKSPPPPVHSPPPPYAYKSPHSPIHSPPPPYVYKSPPSPVHSPPPPIHSPPPPYIYKSPPPPIHSPPPPYVYKSPPPPVHSPRPPVHSPPPPYVYKSPPPPIHSPPPPYIYKSPPPPVHSPPPPYVYKSPPPPIHSPPPPYVYKSPPPPVHSPPPPVHSPPPPYIYKSPPPPIHSPPPPYVYKSPPPPVHSPPPPYTYKSPPPIVHSPPPPVHSPPPPYVYKSPPPPVHSPPPPVHSLPPPYVYKSPPPPIHSPPPPYVYKSPPPPVHSPPPSPSVHSPPPPYAYKSPPPPVHSPPPPVHSPPPPYIYKSPPPSVHSPPPPYVYKSPPPPYHTPSPLIHSPPPPYIYKSPPPPVHSPPPPYIYKSPPPLAHSPPPPHVYVYPLQSPPPPHVPNHPPYLYNSPPPPPKGY
- the LOC107461373 gene encoding extensin-2-like isoform X3, with protein sequence MGTFSGSRQWPRLIYLVAFCLLAISVIAKPDDEDHDRKPFPHEKHKKEHELPPKHEEHPHHHHHKRHPHEHKSPPPPPYGYKSPTPPIYSPPPPYVYKSPPPPVHSPPPPVHSPPPPYIYKSPPPSNHSPPPPYVYKSPPPPVHSPPPPYVYKSPPPPVHSPPPPYVYKSPPPPVHSPPPPVNSPPPPYVYKSPPPPVHSPPPPYVYKSPPPPVHSPPPPVHSPPPPYVYKSPPPPVHSPPPPYVYKSPPPPVHSPPPPYVYKSPPPPVHSPPPPVHSPPPPYVYKSPPPPVHSPPPPIHSPPPPYVYKSPPPPVHSPPPPYVYKSPPPPVHSPPPPIHSPPPPYVYKSPPLPVHSPPPPYVYKSPPPPVHSPPPPYVYKSPPPPPYIYKSPPPPVHSPPPPYAYKSPHSPIHSPPPPYVYKSPPSPVHSPPPPIHSPPPPYIYKSPPPPIHSPPPPYVYKSPPPPVHSPRPPVHSPPPPYVYKSPPPPIHSPPPPYIYKSPPPPVHSPPPPYVYKSPPPPIHSPPPPYVYKSPPPPVHSPPPPVHSPPPPYIYKSPPPPIHSPPPPYVYKSPPPPVHSPPPPYTYKSPPPIVHSPPPPVHSPPPPYVYKSPPPPVHSPPPPVHSLPPPYVYKSPPPPIHSPPPPYVYKSPPPPVHSPPPSPSVHSPPPPYAYKSPPPPVHSPPPPVHSPPPPYIYKSPPPSVHSPPPPYVYKSPPPPYHTPSPLIHSPPPPYIYKSPPPPVHSPPPPYIYKSPPPLAHSPPPPHVYVYPLQSPPPPHVPNHPPYLYNSPPPPPKGY